In a single window of the bacterium genome:
- a CDS encoding HAD-IIA family hydrolase, with product MTDGSARPGWYPGYALDLDGTVYLGDTLLPGAAETIAGLRAAGSRVVFLSNNPLRSRAAYADLLTALTIPTSADDVLNSSGVMVEYLRSRFPGRRLFVIGEPSFLDELRAAGFSLTEEAGRVEVVVAAFDRGFDYRKLQIAFDAIRAGARFVATNPDPYCPVPGGGLPDCAAVVAAIEASTGAKVEEVVGKPSPVMARAVLARLALPAGLTIMVGDRLSTDVAMGVGAGMHTALVLTGATRRADLAGAAVRPEFVLEDLRGLLPTPTPGRGPR from the coding sequence ATGACCGATGGATCGGCGCGCCCCGGCTGGTATCCGGGGTATGCGCTCGACCTCGACGGCACCGTGTATCTCGGCGACACCCTGCTGCCCGGCGCGGCGGAGACGATCGCCGGGCTCCGGGCCGCGGGGAGCCGGGTGGTCTTCCTCTCGAACAATCCCCTGCGCTCCCGGGCGGCGTACGCTGATCTGTTGACCGCGCTCACGATTCCGACGTCCGCCGATGACGTGCTGAATTCTTCCGGGGTCATGGTCGAGTACCTGCGCAGTCGGTTTCCCGGCCGGCGCTTGTTCGTGATCGGGGAGCCGTCGTTTCTGGACGAACTGCGGGCGGCGGGGTTCTCCCTGACCGAGGAGGCCGGCCGGGTCGAGGTCGTGGTCGCCGCGTTCGACCGGGGGTTTGACTACCGCAAATTGCAGATCGCGTTCGACGCGATCAGGGCCGGCGCCCGATTCGTCGCCACCAACCCGGATCCGTACTGCCCGGTGCCAGGGGGAGGCCTGCCGGACTGCGCCGCCGTGGTGGCCGCGATTGAGGCCTCGACGGGAGCGAAGGTGGAAGAGGTGGTGGGGAAGCCCTCGCCCGTGATGGCCCGCGCCGTCCTGGCCCGCCTCGCCCTTCCGGCGGGGCTGACGATCATGGTGGGCGACCGGCTGTCCACCGATGTGGCGATGGGCGTCGGCGCCGGCATGCACACGGCCCTCGTGCTGACGGGTGCGACCCGACGGGCCGACCTCGCCGGCGCGGCCGTCCGCCCCGAGTTCGTGCTGGAGGACCTCCGCGGGCTGCTGCCCACCCCCACCCCGGGAAGGGGGCCGCGTTGA
- a CDS encoding aminotransferase class V-fold PLP-dependent enzyme gives MPGRHFLQIPGPTNVPDRILRAMDRPVPDHRGPELPPLVAEILTGLKRVFQTARGEIVLYPASGTGAWEASLVNTVSPGDRVLAFNNGYFSHLYAEVARRLGAVVNEIDLTWGDGIPPRLVHDLLAQDAAGTYKAVLAVHNETSTGVTSDLKAIREAMRAAKHPALLLVDAVSGLASVDLRFDEWEIDVALTGSQKGLMLPPGMAILCASPRAIEASARVTTPRYFFDWRPVLEESRRGYFPYTPATLLLYGLREAVRMLLEEGLPNVFARHRRLAGAVRRAVTATGLSILCRDPVLSSPSLTTVLVPEHADADAVVRAGAARLNLALGTGLGRLKGKAFRIGHLGALNELEVLATIGGMEMACAVAGIRLPLGAGLTACLHALMEQHAPAAAAI, from the coding sequence ATGCCAGGCCGTCACTTCCTGCAGATCCCCGGCCCGACCAACGTCCCGGATCGGATCCTCCGGGCCATGGACCGCCCCGTGCCCGACCATCGCGGACCTGAGCTCCCGCCGCTCGTCGCCGAGATCCTGACCGGGCTGAAGCGGGTCTTCCAGACCGCGCGCGGGGAGATCGTCCTCTATCCGGCGTCGGGAACCGGCGCCTGGGAAGCCTCCCTGGTGAACACCGTCAGCCCGGGCGACCGGGTGCTCGCCTTCAACAACGGATACTTCAGCCACCTCTACGCTGAGGTCGCCCGGCGGCTGGGGGCAGTGGTGAACGAAATCGATCTCACCTGGGGAGACGGCATCCCGCCCCGGCTGGTGCACGACCTGCTCGCCCAGGACGCCGCGGGGACGTATAAGGCGGTCCTCGCGGTGCACAACGAAACCTCGACCGGGGTCACCTCCGACCTCAAAGCGATCCGGGAAGCGATGCGCGCGGCGAAACATCCCGCCCTGCTATTGGTCGACGCCGTCAGCGGCCTGGCGAGCGTGGATCTCCGCTTCGACGAGTGGGAGATCGACGTCGCCCTCACCGGCAGCCAGAAAGGGCTGATGCTGCCCCCTGGGATGGCGATCCTGTGCGCGAGTCCGCGGGCGATCGAGGCGAGCGCGCGGGTCACGACGCCGCGGTACTTCTTCGACTGGCGACCGGTTTTGGAGGAAAGCCGGCGCGGGTACTTCCCCTACACGCCGGCGACGCTCCTGCTCTACGGTCTGCGCGAGGCGGTCCGGATGCTTCTGGAAGAGGGGCTCCCCAATGTCTTCGCCCGGCACCGCCGCCTGGCGGGAGCCGTCCGCCGGGCGGTCACGGCCACCGGGCTGTCCATCCTGTGCCGCGACCCCGTGCTCTCCTCGCCCAGCCTGACCACGGTGCTCGTCCCCGAGCACGCGGACGCCGACGCCGTGGTGCGCGCGGGGGCGGCCCGCCTCAACCTCGCGCTCGGGACCGGGCTCGGCCGCCTCAAAGGAAAAGCGTTCCGGATCGGGCACCTCGGCGCCCTCAACGAGCTTGAGGTCCTCGCCACCATCGGCGGAATGGAGATGGCATGTGCCGTGGCCGGCATCCGCCTGCCCCTCGGCGCCGGTCTCACGGCCTGCCTGCACGCGCTCATGGAGCAACACGCCCCGGCCGCCGCGGCGATCTGA
- a CDS encoding S9 family peptidase, with protein MPDRRIAPHGSWKSPVTSDLIVSHTVGLGEIAVDGEDIYWVETRPTEGGRSTVVRRTPDGRTQDVVPPQFNARTRVHEYGGGAFLAAGGTVYFSHFGDHRLYRRAPGGAPEPLTPPGQWRYADAIIDRPREGLVCVREDHTDPAREAVNTLVRIDLRRPSAGRVLVSGNDFYSNPRLSPDGSRLAWLTWRHPNMPWDGTELWTAEVRDDGGLGRSELIAGGERESIFQPEWSPDGVLHFVSDRTGWWNLYRWRGGQVEPLCGMAGEFGTAQWVFGMSTYGFDGPGRIICAHKARGMWHLGVLDAARGGLEAIEPSFSEVWSVRAGPGYVVLGAGSPSAATAILRIDLASRRTEVLRRSGEITVDPGYLSLAEPVEFPTEGGQTAHGFFYPPRNRDFAAPDGEKPPLLVRSHGGPTGAASATLDLGVQYWTSRGFAFLDVNYGGSTGYGRRYRERLNGEWGVVDVDDCVNGAREMVRRGLVDGTRLIIRGGSAGGYTTLCALAFRSVFKAGASHFGIGDLEVFVRDTHKFESRYLERLVGPYPEMRERYRERSPIHSVDRIACPMILFQGLDDKIVPPNQAELMVAALRAKGLPVAYLAFEGEQHGFRRAENIKRALDGELYFYSRVFRFSPADPIEPVPIENL; from the coding sequence ATGCCCGATCGCCGCATCGCGCCCCACGGTTCGTGGAAATCCCCCGTCACCTCAGACCTGATCGTATCCCACACGGTTGGGCTCGGGGAGATCGCCGTCGACGGCGAGGACATCTATTGGGTGGAGACGCGCCCGACCGAGGGCGGCAGGAGCACCGTTGTCCGCCGCACGCCGGACGGGCGGACGCAGGATGTCGTCCCCCCCCAGTTCAACGCCCGCACCCGCGTGCACGAATACGGCGGGGGGGCGTTCCTCGCCGCGGGAGGGACCGTGTACTTTTCGCATTTTGGGGACCACCGTCTGTATCGACGGGCCCCCGGGGGGGCCCCCGAGCCGCTGACCCCCCCCGGGCAGTGGCGGTACGCCGATGCGATCATCGACCGGCCGCGTGAGGGCCTGGTCTGTGTGCGCGAGGACCACACCGATCCGGCGCGCGAGGCGGTGAATACGCTCGTGCGAATCGACCTGCGCCGTCCCTCTGCGGGGCGCGTGCTCGTCTCCGGCAACGACTTTTACTCCAACCCCCGCCTCAGCCCCGACGGGTCGCGATTGGCTTGGCTCACCTGGCGCCATCCCAACATGCCCTGGGACGGGACCGAGTTGTGGACCGCGGAGGTCCGGGACGACGGGGGATTGGGGCGGAGCGAGTTGATCGCGGGGGGCGAGCGGGAGTCGATCTTTCAGCCGGAGTGGTCGCCCGACGGCGTCCTCCACTTTGTCTCCGATCGGACGGGGTGGTGGAATCTCTACCGGTGGCGTGGCGGGCAGGTCGAGCCGCTGTGTGGCATGGCCGGGGAGTTTGGGACGGCGCAGTGGGTGTTCGGGATGTCTACCTACGGCTTCGACGGCCCCGGCCGCATCATCTGCGCCCACAAGGCACGAGGGATGTGGCACCTGGGGGTGTTGGACGCGGCGCGTGGTGGACTCGAGGCGATCGAACCGTCCTTCTCCGAGGTGTGGAGCGTGCGCGCCGGGCCGGGATACGTCGTCCTGGGGGCCGGGTCCCCGAGCGCCGCCACGGCGATTCTTCGGATCGATCTGGCTTCCCGTCGAACGGAGGTGCTGCGCCGTTCGGGGGAAATCACGGTCGATCCCGGATACCTCTCTCTGGCGGAACCGGTCGAATTCCCGACCGAGGGTGGGCAGACGGCGCACGGGTTCTTTTACCCCCCGCGCAACCGGGACTTTGCGGCGCCCGACGGCGAGAAGCCCCCGCTCCTGGTCCGGAGCCACGGCGGCCCGACCGGCGCGGCCTCCGCCACGCTCGACCTGGGGGTTCAGTACTGGACCAGCCGGGGCTTCGCCTTCCTCGACGTGAACTACGGGGGTAGCACCGGCTACGGCCGCCGGTACCGCGAGCGGCTCAACGGGGAATGGGGCGTGGTCGACGTGGATGATTGCGTCAACGGCGCGCGGGAGATGGTGCGGCGCGGGCTGGTCGATGGCACCCGGCTGATCATCCGCGGGGGGAGCGCGGGAGGGTACACGACCCTGTGCGCGCTGGCGTTTCGATCCGTCTTCAAGGCGGGGGCGAGCCACTTCGGCATCGGCGACCTCGAGGTCTTCGTGCGGGACACCCACAAGTTCGAGTCCCGCTACCTCGAGCGGTTGGTCGGCCCCTACCCCGAGATGCGGGAGCGCTACCGCGAGCGGTCGCCGATCCACTCCGTCGATCGGATTGCCTGCCCGATGATTCTCTTCCAGGGGCTCGACGACAAGATCGTGCCGCCGAATCAGGCGGAGCTGATGGTCGCGGCGCTCAGGGCGAAGGGACTCCCCGTGGCCTATCTGGCCTTCGAGGGAGAGCAGCACGGGTTTCGCCGCGCGGAGAACATCAAGCGGGCGCTGGACGGTGAACTGTACTTTTACTCGCGGGTGTTTCGATTTTCGCCGGCGGACCCGATCGAGCCCGTCCCCATCGAGAACCTGTAG
- a CDS encoding transglycosylase SLT domain-containing protein, with protein sequence MALIGGVGTRTVIAVGLILGLGLTGPIRALATPDEDLKNAVEAYSLGHLAQARIVLDALESDPGVNGGRAAYLLGIINLQMEKFALAESAFSEAETKLPVLADHAIYYRAVAAFHAGDYNAAAQEFQDLLTRFATSSLRGLALFWEAESLWGIHAPDTPDAFHRYLEAYGQGAHAAQAWFDMGEALLQSNRWAEAAQAYRRVRWGFEGSPFWKPAWTRLQALAAVHPLPSDTTPPEVFYGRALADMGGGNFAPARAELQRVLGMPDGWRVADDALYQLGVMAFQSGHLDDAGSDFRRVVNLHRSHGDDSLYYLERIALRRDREGDALAIARELIKDYPGSSLAPRSLFAIGEVRQDRGALGPAMGLFREAGERFPGTLWGQRALWAVGWVRFRSHELGPARSAWMRVAQERGGEAAPAALYWAGRAAEALGQKDQAQDGYRRVAAEYPDSYYGQRGAARLNQPIRATVTPLADPPLGEVPSFDKFRELDALAQIDDATMELTAAAASVPSKYRESIGARLSQRYAQQGDVGRAIAMAEQVRDAAGGSGRGLPLLLWEGLYPQAFWETVTRAAGRTGVDPYLVAGIIREESRFDPNAVSPANAYGLMQLLPGTAKGAARLAGMPAPDLRGLVDPQTNISLGAVVLEELLHLFNRVDLAIAAYNAGPEAVRGWEARRGVFDPDAFVEEIPYTETRLYVKTVLQSAGMYRWLYRDGHPSATP encoded by the coding sequence ATGGCACTCATAGGAGGTGTGGGGACGCGCACCGTTATCGCCGTGGGGTTGATCCTCGGACTTGGGCTGACGGGGCCCATCCGTGCGCTCGCCACGCCTGACGAAGACCTCAAAAACGCCGTGGAGGCGTACAGCCTCGGTCACCTCGCTCAGGCCCGCATCGTGCTCGATGCTCTGGAATCGGACCCCGGCGTCAACGGCGGCCGGGCGGCCTATCTGCTCGGGATCATCAACCTGCAGATGGAGAAGTTTGCGCTGGCCGAGTCCGCGTTCAGCGAGGCCGAGACGAAGCTCCCCGTCCTTGCCGATCACGCGATCTACTACCGGGCGGTGGCCGCGTTTCACGCCGGTGATTACAACGCCGCCGCGCAAGAGTTTCAGGATCTCTTGACGCGATTCGCCACGAGTTCGCTGCGCGGCCTCGCGCTGTTCTGGGAGGCCGAGAGCCTCTGGGGCATCCATGCCCCCGACACGCCGGACGCCTTCCATCGATACCTGGAGGCGTACGGGCAGGGGGCCCACGCCGCGCAGGCGTGGTTCGACATGGGCGAAGCGCTGTTGCAGTCCAATCGTTGGGCGGAGGCGGCGCAGGCGTACCGCCGGGTCCGCTGGGGATTCGAGGGCAGCCCATTCTGGAAGCCGGCGTGGACCCGTCTGCAGGCCCTGGCGGCGGTCCATCCTCTGCCGTCCGACACCACCCCCCCCGAGGTGTTCTACGGACGCGCGCTGGCCGACATGGGCGGGGGAAACTTCGCTCCGGCGCGGGCCGAGCTCCAGCGCGTGCTCGGCATGCCCGACGGTTGGCGGGTCGCGGACGACGCCCTGTACCAGCTCGGGGTCATGGCGTTCCAGAGCGGCCATCTCGATGACGCCGGCTCCGACTTTCGCAGGGTCGTGAACCTCCATCGATCGCACGGCGACGACTCGCTGTACTATCTCGAGCGGATCGCGTTGCGGCGGGATCGCGAGGGCGACGCGCTGGCAATCGCCCGAGAGCTGATCAAGGACTATCCCGGCTCCTCGCTCGCTCCGCGGTCCCTGTTCGCGATCGGGGAAGTGCGCCAAGATCGGGGGGCGCTCGGCCCGGCGATGGGGCTTTTCCGCGAGGCCGGGGAGCGGTTCCCCGGCACCCTGTGGGGGCAGCGGGCGTTGTGGGCGGTGGGGTGGGTGCGGTTCCGGTCGCACGAGCTCGGCCCCGCCCGCTCCGCCTGGATGCGCGTGGCCCAGGAGCGGGGCGGGGAGGCCGCCCCCGCGGCGCTGTACTGGGCGGGGCGCGCGGCCGAGGCGCTCGGGCAGAAGGACCAGGCGCAGGATGGGTACCGGCGCGTCGCCGCCGAGTACCCCGATTCGTATTACGGACAGCGGGGAGCGGCGCGGCTCAACCAACCGATCAGGGCGACCGTGACGCCGCTTGCGGATCCGCCTTTGGGAGAAGTCCCGTCGTTCGACAAGTTTCGCGAGCTGGACGCGCTCGCGCAGATCGATGACGCGACGATGGAGTTGACCGCGGCCGCGGCATCGGTCCCGTCGAAGTATCGTGAAAGCATCGGGGCGCGCCTCAGCCAGCGCTACGCCCAGCAAGGCGATGTCGGTCGAGCGATTGCGATGGCCGAGCAGGTGCGCGACGCCGCCGGTGGCTCCGGACGCGGGCTGCCGCTGCTGCTCTGGGAAGGCCTATACCCGCAGGCGTTTTGGGAGACCGTGACGCGCGCGGCCGGGCGAACCGGGGTCGATCCCTATCTCGTGGCGGGGATCATCCGCGAGGAGAGCCGGTTCGATCCCAATGCCGTCTCACCCGCCAACGCGTATGGACTGATGCAGCTGCTGCCGGGAACGGCGAAGGGCGCGGCCCGTCTGGCCGGGATGCCGGCGCCGGATCTGCGGGGACTCGTTGACCCGCAGACCAACATCTCGTTGGGGGCCGTGGTGTTGGAGGAGCTCCTTCACCTGTTCAACAGGGTCGATCTGGCCATCGCCGCCTACAACGCGGGCCCCGAGGCGGTCCGGGGCTGGGAGGCGCGGCGGGGCGTGTTTGACCCCGATGCGTTTGTCGAGGAGATTCCGTACACCGAAACCCGGTTGTACGTGAAGACGGTGCTCCAGTCCGCCGGCATGTACCGGTGGCTCTATCGGGACGGTCACCCCTCGGCGACCCCCTAA
- a CDS encoding phosphodiester glycosidase family protein, which yields MFVSCLGLAGRGLAQSLPANWPAVLFSSGFTVPVASGVLYSHFGLTTTDGPLEIHHLRVDLNNPTVRVTTALAHDRLMSDDETTSSLVLRNGAIAGVNADYFDIGGSGIPLNILVRDEGLLRSPWRFVALAIGKDGTARIVRFRWTGTVALPETGETHPLDGYNSALPTDGVVALSDVRGFGAPPPDSGVRQMVVELSPADDSSPLLVKPDSVTPLAGSGLPDSGRYFVKQVWPQQAFYAPFPKGEVILLGRGSGADWLTQKLTAGAVVQLNLTTDPDWRDFQGIIGGGPVLVQNGQVVDDPDAPSPQERDHRNPVIAVGIARDGRTLTFVEVDGRQPNLSIGLTRPQFGAYMQWLGAYQAMAFDSGGSATLVARLPGQPAPTVVNSPSDGRERPVADALLIQSTSVPGAAVRLMVNANQPLYLFAGAAASLLTIGVDAQGNPVPPPEPLQVSALPPIATYTNGVLTAGTAPGDGVLQVQSGPAAGSVRVVVVNRLRRVVVSPESVTLVPGAGWSFALSGLDAEGHPVILPTASGTWVVNPPALGTIAAPGEFVAGDRPGKGTISVHLGGVAAQVHVAIGSAARPVSQFDRGDWAFRGYPDSVTGSVALVTAPSHAHRPSAELAFRLDGPTTRAAYLMTRLGLTGTPTGMTLWVHGDGSGVWLRGTYDQASGPPGTVTFARRVTWVGWRSVTAQLPAGLTYPITWTSFYVVETDPTRAPHGVLYLSSLRAIYSQGAGK from the coding sequence GTGTTCGTCTCATGCCTCGGTCTCGCCGGTCGGGGCCTGGCGCAGTCGCTCCCGGCCAACTGGCCGGCGGTGCTGTTCTCCTCAGGCTTCACCGTCCCCGTCGCCTCGGGCGTGCTCTACAGCCACTTCGGCCTCACCACGACGGACGGACCGCTCGAAATCCACCACCTCCGGGTGGACCTTAACAACCCCACGGTCCGCGTGACCACGGCGCTGGCCCACGACCGGTTGATGAGCGATGATGAGACGACCTCCTCGCTCGTGCTGCGGAACGGGGCGATCGCAGGCGTCAACGCGGACTACTTTGATATCGGCGGGTCGGGGATCCCGCTCAACATCCTCGTCCGCGACGAGGGGTTGCTCCGCAGCCCGTGGCGGTTCGTGGCCCTGGCCATCGGGAAGGACGGGACCGCCCGCATCGTCCGGTTCCGGTGGACCGGGACCGTCGCGCTGCCCGAGACCGGAGAGACGCATCCCCTCGACGGCTACAATAGCGCGTTGCCGACGGACGGGGTGGTCGCCCTCTCCGACGTGCGCGGGTTTGGCGCTCCCCCGCCGGATTCGGGCGTGCGACAGATGGTCGTGGAGCTGAGTCCGGCCGACGATTCCAGCCCCTTGCTCGTGAAGCCGGATTCGGTGACGCCTCTGGCCGGGTCGGGCCTGCCCGATTCGGGCCGGTACTTCGTCAAGCAGGTGTGGCCGCAACAGGCGTTCTACGCGCCTTTCCCCAAGGGCGAGGTCATCCTTCTCGGCCGGGGGAGCGGTGCGGATTGGCTCACGCAGAAGCTCACCGCCGGCGCGGTCGTCCAGCTGAACCTGACGACGGATCCCGACTGGCGGGACTTCCAGGGGATCATCGGGGGCGGGCCGGTGCTCGTGCAGAACGGGCAGGTGGTCGACGACCCCGATGCCCCGTCGCCGCAGGAGCGCGACCACCGCAACCCGGTGATCGCCGTCGGCATCGCGCGGGACGGCCGCACGCTCACGTTCGTCGAGGTCGACGGCCGCCAGCCGAACCTCAGCATCGGGCTCACCCGGCCCCAGTTCGGCGCCTACATGCAGTGGCTCGGTGCCTACCAGGCGATGGCCTTTGACAGCGGCGGATCGGCCACCCTCGTCGCCCGGCTTCCGGGGCAACCCGCGCCGACCGTCGTCAACTCCCCCTCCGACGGCCGGGAGCGCCCGGTCGCCGATGCGCTGCTCATCCAGAGCACGTCCGTGCCCGGTGCGGCCGTCAGGCTCATGGTTAACGCCAACCAACCGCTGTACCTTTTCGCCGGGGCGGCGGCATCCCTGCTGACGATCGGTGTCGACGCGCAGGGCAACCCGGTGCCCCCGCCGGAGCCGCTTCAGGTCTCGGCGCTGCCGCCAATTGCGACGTACACCAACGGGGTCCTCACCGCGGGCACCGCTCCCGGCGACGGTGTGCTCCAGGTGCAAAGCGGACCGGCAGCGGGATCGGTCCGGGTTGTCGTGGTGAATCGCCTGAGGCGCGTCGTGGTCAGCCCGGAGTCGGTCACGCTGGTCCCGGGCGCCGGATGGAGTTTCGCGCTCTCGGGACTCGACGCCGAGGGCCACCCGGTGATCTTGCCGACCGCTTCCGGAACGTGGGTCGTGAACCCGCCCGCCCTCGGCACCATCGCGGCGCCTGGAGAGTTCGTCGCGGGGGACAGACCCGGGAAGGGGACGATCAGCGTTCACCTCGGCGGTGTGGCGGCTCAGGTGCACGTCGCGATCGGGAGCGCCGCGCGGCCTGTGTCCCAATTCGATCGCGGAGACTGGGCGTTTCGTGGGTACCCGGACAGCGTCACCGGCTCGGTTGCCCTGGTCACCGCCCCCAGTCATGCGCATCGTCCATCCGCGGAGCTGGCGTTCCGTCTCGATGGGCCGACCACCCGAGCGGCGTACCTGATGACCCGACTCGGCCTCACCGGCACGCCCACGGGGATGACGCTCTGGGTACATGGCGATGGGAGCGGGGTCTGGCTCCGGGGGACGTATGACCAGGCCAGCGGTCCCCCCGGCACCGTCACCTTTGCACGCCGCGTGACCTGGGTGGGATGGCGCTCGGTGACGGCCCAGCTGCCCGCGGGGCTCACCTACCCGATCACGTGGACGTCGTTTTACGTCGTGGAGACCGATCCGACCCGCGCCCCGCACGGCGTGCTCTACCTCAGCAGCCTCCGGGCGATCTACTCGCAGGGCGCCGGCAAGTAG
- a CDS encoding glycosyltransferase family 39 protein, translated as MSAEDRHAPAWTLWLLLAGGTVLLAGMPLPLTDGVTAFYGKIAKNILASGDWLTLHHRIMPVVDKPPMTFWLMSACMAVFGTGEWVLRVWHIGLAIATVLTTFALARLALPRPQALLSALILLTTMQFFYQSLVPEQHIPLTLFVTLAVYGFLRWERGAPGAAAVLASCAVACAVLSIGLAGLVMPVLIVGAHLMVDRPRLPPRPLPVAILAVLVFLGLTAPWFVIGILRQGRPFADTFFLGGTLGVGRYFHHVQTSPTTVPWWAGFGAYVLLVPLGFLPWTGWLWPALRGGWAARREEPLLWTCTLWVIVVLGFLSLSLGDKSSRYILPVFPPLAVLAGHALGQPRWAKQAAAVSLAAALPLLGVVAVVPFWKFPEESRHYAPLFWAFLPPFALALASYAALTFLGRPRRAIVVLAAMTLLAYGLAMAMLARTWDQISPWRPLARIINAIPVADAQVLVLGAFNEFADYYIDRPVEFVNGDTLARAWRGGRVLAIVPEAAAGSPVLPTPTVLAITPSGLALVSNFPISPPR; from the coding sequence GTGTCCGCTGAAGATCGCCACGCCCCGGCCTGGACCCTTTGGCTCCTGCTGGCAGGGGGGACTGTGCTGCTGGCCGGGATGCCGCTGCCCCTCACCGACGGCGTGACCGCCTTCTACGGGAAGATCGCCAAGAACATCCTCGCCTCGGGCGACTGGCTCACCCTCCATCACCGGATCATGCCGGTCGTGGACAAACCGCCCATGACGTTCTGGCTGATGAGCGCCTGCATGGCGGTGTTCGGCACCGGGGAGTGGGTCCTCCGGGTCTGGCACATCGGCCTCGCCATCGCGACGGTGCTGACCACGTTCGCGCTGGCCCGCCTCGCCCTGCCCCGGCCTCAGGCGCTCCTTTCCGCCCTCATTCTGTTGACGACGATGCAGTTCTTCTATCAAAGCCTTGTCCCGGAGCAACACATTCCGCTCACGCTCTTCGTCACGCTGGCCGTCTACGGGTTCCTTCGGTGGGAGCGCGGAGCCCCCGGCGCCGCTGCCGTCCTCGCCTCGTGCGCGGTGGCCTGCGCCGTGCTGTCGATCGGCCTCGCCGGCCTGGTGATGCCGGTGCTGATCGTCGGCGCCCACCTCATGGTCGACCGCCCCCGTCTCCCCCCCCGCCCGCTCCCCGTGGCCATCCTCGCGGTCCTCGTCTTCCTCGGCCTGACCGCTCCTTGGTTCGTCATCGGGATCCTCCGCCAGGGCCGACCGTTTGCCGACACCTTCTTTCTCGGCGGCACCCTCGGCGTGGGACGGTACTTCCATCACGTGCAGACCTCGCCGACCACGGTACCCTGGTGGGCCGGGTTCGGGGCGTACGTGCTGCTGGTCCCCCTCGGATTCCTTCCGTGGACCGGGTGGCTGTGGCCGGCGCTGAGGGGCGGGTGGGCAGCCAGGCGCGAGGAACCCCTGCTCTGGACCTGCACGCTGTGGGTCATCGTGGTGCTGGGGTTCCTGTCCCTCTCCCTGGGAGACAAATCGAGCCGGTACATCCTCCCGGTCTTTCCCCCGCTCGCGGTGCTGGCCGGGCACGCGCTGGGCCAGCCCCGGTGGGCGAAACAGGCGGCCGCGGTTTCGCTCGCCGCGGCCCTGCCGCTGCTGGGCGTCGTGGCCGTCGTCCCTTTTTGGAAGTTTCCCGAGGAGTCTCGACACTACGCCCCGCTCTTCTGGGCGTTCCTCCCACCGTTCGCTCTGGCGCTCGCCAGCTATGCGGCCCTCACGTTTCTGGGCCGTCCGCGGAGGGCGATCGTGGTGCTGGCGGCGATGACGCTGCTCGCCTACGGGCTGGCGATGGCGATGCTGGCCCGAACGTGGGACCAGATCTCACCGTGGCGACCGCTCGCGCGGATCATCAACGCCATCCCGGTCGCCGATGCTCAGGTGCTGGTCCTGGGGGCATTCAATGAGTTCGCCGACTACTACATCGACAGGCCGGTCGAGTTCGTGAACGGGGATACGCTCGCCCGAGCCTGGCGGGGGGGACGCGTCCTGGCCATCGTGCCGGAGGCCGCCGCAGGATCGCCCGTCCTGCCCACGCCCACGGTCCTCGCCATCACCCCGAGCGGCCTCGCGCTTGTCAGCAACTTCCCAATTTCCCCGCCGCGGTGA